The sequence TCTCATTATATCTCTATGGCTCTTTCTAAAGCGATATATTTATAAATCTGCGTTGTGAAAAGGTCTATGTATGGTGTCCCTTGAGGATCTGGCGAGGAAGGAGTATGAGGTTGAGGGTAGGAGGTTGAAGCCCAGTAAGGTTTGGAAGGTGCAGCCTAAGGGTAGGAAGGGCTTCGTAATGGCCCTCTTCAAGACACCAGACGGAAAAACAGTAAGAAAAGTCATAGCAAAAGTAGACGAACAAGGAAACATAATAACCTAAACAAACAAAAACCCTAAAAACAATCAAAACTAAATTTTATTAATTAGGTGCAATGAATTGCTGGTTAATTTTTACCAAGGATTGTTCAAGACCATGCAATTGCTTAATCGAACATCCACTAGTATTAAATTCAAATCCAGGTATTATGGAGAATGATTACGTAATAATTATTGATGAGGAAGCAAGAATTCCCTGTTGCATGGCTACAATAAATAGAATTAGGGTTTCGCAGGTAAATGGAAAAACGAGGGTGTATATTTACCTGATGCATTGCGATGTTCTTAATGAGGCTACGATGAATAGAGTCATGAGAATAATGAGATCCGTAGATCCCATAATTACCATTATAAATGCAAACCAAGACCTATGCGGATAATGACACGTTTTGTTTATCCATAAAAATAAATCTTAGCGTAACTAGGTAAACTTTGTTTGTTCTTTGGAGGCAGATTAAACAGGAACTGGCGGCCCCGGTGGGATTCGAACCCACGACCTACGGCTTAGGAGGCCGCCGCTCTATCCTGGCTGAGCTACGGGGCCTTGGTATGATTAATTACTTGGTTTTTTAGTTTTTCGCATGGTTAGTTTCATGGGTGGTGTTGGTTAGGGTCTATGTGTGATGCCGTGTTTCCCATTAGAGGGTGAATGCGTGTTTAGCGGTGTCCTTTATGCTGGGTTCTATATGTAAGTTCTTTGTGTTATGGGTTTGTGTATTTAAAATAAATAAGATTATGTACAGTTTATTTATTTGTTAATATACTTAGTAAAGGAAAAATGTTAAAGAAGTAATAATGGATTAGTGGTAATGAATGAAAGTGAGTTTCTTAAGTGGTTTGATAGGAAACGCGAGGAACATTTTAGGAGGTTAAGTCCCTCGGTCCCTCTTAAACCCGTGTATCCTCTTGGGGTTATGCCGATTCATAGGTATTTGATGGTTAGGGCGGTTGAAAACCCCGATAAAACTGCCCTTATTTACTACGGTACTAGGATAACCTATGGTGAATTGAATGCTATGGCCAATAAATTTGCGAATTACCTCATAGATTCGCTTAGGGTTGGTAAGGGGGACCGTGTTGGTATTGTGCTTCCCAACTGCCCTGACTTTTACATAACGTACTACGGGATCCTCAAGGCCGGTGGAGTGGCACCGCTGTACAGTGTTATGTATAGGGAGATGGAACTTAGGCACTTATTGAAGGTTTCTAGGCCCAGGGCCATTGTGGTCGCCGATAACCTGGTGCCAATGCTCAGGAGGGTCGTTAATGAGGTTGATCCAAGCATTAAGTTAATATGCGCAAGTGACCTTGACTTCCTTCCAACAACCCCCGAGCTCCCGGTTCACGAGTCCATGAAGAGGAGCAAGGATTGCGGTGGAGAGCTTGATTTAATTACCATATTACGTTCAAGTGATTACTCGGATGAGGAGCCTACGGTTGAACACACCGAGGTTGACGTTAGTGTTAATGATCCAGCCGTGATGTTATTTACATCCGGCACCACCGGTTTACCTAAGGCCGTGGTTCATAAACACTTCGGCATACTCTATAAACAAGCTGCGGCGTTTACGTACGGCCCCTACGACTACTTAATACCCAGGGGTAGGGAGTTTGATTACCGTGTGTTCCTCAATGAAGTGGCTAAAAGCGAGGTGAGACTTGTGGTACTACCGATATATTGGGTTGCGGGTAAGGACTTCGGCCTGGATTCCCTGCCCGTCGTCGGCTATACCGCGGTTTTATTGGCTCGCTACGATCCGAGGGTGGTGCTCCTCGCCATTCATAAGTATAGGGTCACATACACGTACCTAACGTTTGATGCGTATCTTGACATATTGAATAGTCCGTTGATTAACGAGGTTGATAGGTCGAGCTTGAGGTTTGCCGCTGGTTCCTCGTTCATAGCTAGGTTGAACAGGGAGCTTCGTAGGAAGTTCAATTCTTTCTTCCCAAACGCAGTGATTTATGAGGCTAGTTACGGCTTAACGGAGACGCATACCTACGACGTAATTAACCTGGGAATGCTACTTGACGACCTGGACCTAGCCCTTAGGGAGAGGTATGGTTCACTTGCTGTTGGGCCAACCGTGCCTGGGACTTACGTCAAGATACTTGATCCAGAAACCGGCGAGTTACTGCCTCCAGGTAAACCAGGTGTTATCTGGATAAGATCACCGGCACTAGTCGAGGGGTACCTGGAGAGACCAGAGGAGACCACCAGGGACTTTAGAGATGGTTGGTTTAACACTGGGGATTATGGGCTGGTTGATGAGAATGGTTACCTGCACTTCATACAGAGGATTAAGGACATGATAAAGGTGTCCGGCGTTTCAGTGTCTCCTGTTCTAGTTGAGGAGGAATTGAAAGAATTAGCGCCGGAGATTAGGGAGGTAGCGGTCATAGGTGCTAAGGACCCGGAGACAGGTGAGGCGCCAATAGCCTTCGTGGCCCTTAAGGACGAGTTTAGGGGCAAAATAACGGAGGAGGAAATTCTGAATAGGTGTAGAGGTAAAATGTCTAGGTACCACATTCCTCGGAGGGTGATATTCATGGATCAACTCCCAAAGACGCCCTCTGGCAAGATAGTGAAGGAGGATTTAAAGAGGGCTTGGGAAGAATTGAAAAATAAATGAGCATGATCTATAACCTAGTCCATGGAAATAACCAAGTGAATACATGCAATTGCTTTAAATTGGGATCCCATGTAATTTGCGTATTCACGACCTCCCTGAGAAGAGTCTTCTCGGATTATCCATGAGTATTTTATCCACTTGTTCCTGAGTTACACCCTCGTCTCTTAGCCTCGGTATTACCTTCTCGAATATCAGTGTCATTGACCAATCGGGTACCATGTTCCTCACAGTCTCCGTCGGATACCAGTCAATGACTGGGCAGTAATCGTGGGACAGGAGTATTTGGTCGACCCAACCCCTCCTTATTAACTCAATGGTGGTCCTAACCCTCTTCTCAAGCGGTAGGTATAGGTCAAGGCCAAATCTGTCGAGACCCACGAATGCGCCCTCCCTCAGTACTTGCTCTATGAAGGATACATCGTCGGTATCACCAACATGACCTATGACAGCCCTTGATAGATCAACGCCCTCCTCCTTGAAAATCCTAATGAGTTCAAGGCTAGACCTATTACCAACGAATGAGTGGGTAATTATTGGGGCCCCGGTCTTTACATGAGTTCTTGCTACGGCCCTAATGGCCATTTCCACATCCCTAGTTAACCCCGGTGAGTCAATGACGGCCTTAACGAATACAGCCCTGGTATTGGTTCCCTGAATACCAATGGTTATGTCATGCATGAAGACATCAACGAGCGAATCAATACCCCTATTCCTGAAGTAAAACGGTAACTCCGTATACGTATAGAAACCAGTACCCATTATTATGTTAACACCGGTTGCCCTGGCAACCCTCTCATCAAACCTAACATCTCTTCCTATTCCAGCAACCGTAAGGTCTACGATAGTCTTAACACCAAACCTCTTAACCGCATTAACCGCATCAACAGCTCTCCTAAACTCCTCGCTCTCATTGTACAAGTGCGGCCAGTTCCAACGAACGACCTCAGTGGTCAGCCTAAGGTGTTCATGGAATAGTGTTAAACCCATGTCACTAGGGCTTATTTCTCCCCCACCAACCACGGGTATTTTATTCATTGCCCACCGCCTCTCCTTCTTTCCTGCTCCTGAAGCATCCTCCAGTCTATTTTACCGGTTGCAGTCTTCGGTAACGAGTCGACAAACTCCACGAACCTTGGGTACTCATACGACGACATCCTCTCCCTCGCCCATTGTATTATGTCCTCAGGCTTTACCTTGCCCTTATATTCCGGCTTAAGGACCACGTACGCCTTAACCTCCTCACCAACCCTTGGGTCTGGTATTGCCACTACGGCAACCTCAAGAATGGCTGGGTGCATGTACAGTATGTTCTCAACCCTGTACGGCCAAACCTTATAACCAGCCCTATTAATCATTCTCTTAATCCTATCAACGTAGAAGAAGTAGCCCTCATCATCCATGTAAACAACGTCACCAGTCCTAAAGTAAAGCTTACCATCGATCTCAATAAACGCCTCCTTAGTTTCCTCAGGCTTCTTCCAATAACCCTTAAACACGTTTGGTCCCCTAACCACAAGCTCCCCATTTTTACCGGCCGGTAGGACCTCCTTCGTATCTGGGTCTATTACTAAGGCGTCTGTACAGGGCTGTGGAATACCGAGGTCACTACCAATCTTAACCCTGTGCGGTGGATTAACGTGGGTTTGTGAGAAGGTCTCAGTAAGTCCATAACCAGCCAGGTAATCAAGCCCAGTTAACTCCTTAAACCTCTTGGCAACGGCCTCAGGCATTGGCGCACCGCCTCCACCGGCCAGTATTAGTGAGGATAGGTTCCTCCTTTCAATCCCTGGCATTGCCAGTAGGTCCACAATCATTGTGGATATGCTTGTCCAGTGGGTTATCCCGTATCTCTCGATTGCATCAACTACCGTTTCCCTATCCCAGGTAGTCATTAGAACCATTGTTGAGCCGGCGTATAGGGGCACTAGTACGGAGTGTACGAGGCCAGTCACGTGGAACATAGGTAGTACTGTCAGTACAATACCACTTGGTGCAATGTTGTACCAGACAGCTGCATTCAGTGTTGATGCCCACATCGTGCCATGACTATGCATAACACCCTTAGGAATGCCCGTTGTACCTGATGTATATGGGATCGCAGCGAGATCCTCATGCGTAACCTTCACAGTGGGTGGATTACCATTGAATGCCACGGCCTCCTTCCAATTAATGGCTCCCTGGGGAGCCTCGGGATCCATGAGCATTAACTGTGGCAGCTTAAATTCGGTTTTGTTAGGGAGGTAGTCCCTGTACCTACCGGTGATCACGTACCTAAGTGATGGGACTTTATCCCTAACGCTGAGTAGTCTGGGTAATAATTGTGTTAGTGTGATCACGGCCTTAGCCCCAGTCTCCCTAAGTATGTACTCAAGTACGTCTGGGGCAACCAATGGGTTTATTGGTACGGCGATTGCGTTCGCCCTTAACACGCCGAATAATGACATCACCCAATGAGGAGTGTTGGGCATGTATATGGCTACCCTATCACCCTTTTCGATGCCCAGATCATGCAGGAACGCAGAGAGCCTTAGTATCGAGTCCCATAGTTCTGAGTACTTAATCCTGAAACCGTAGTAGATAATTGCGTCCTTGTCGGGGTACCTCATTGCCGAGACCTCCACCAAGTTAAACAGGGGAGTCCTTGGGTAATCCATTCTTCTTAGGATCCTCGGAGGCCAGTACCTAAACCACGGCCTATCGGCATGCTCCTCACAGACATAATCCCCCTCAGGAATTACCTGGACCTCCGTATCCCCTACTTGTCTTGTTACTAATTTCATGCTTTACATATATATTATGTCTTAATAAGCATTATTAATTCACTATCTATATAATTCCCACAAATAATATGATCGGCTATGTATTTATAATACAAAGCACGTTAATTAATGCTTTACCAACTCATTATAATGTGGTTAGGTCCTTTGAGGATTATGTGAATAGTCTGCGTGACGGTAGGATCATCTACTATAGGGGTAAGCCCGTGGATGATGTCACTAGGCATGAGATCTTGAGAGCAGCAATAAACCATGCTGCTGAGCTTTACAGGTGGCAAGCCGATCCCGAGTTAAGGAGGTTCCTGACCTTTGACGATCCTCAGTACGGAACAATAAGTAGGTTCTACAAGGCACCCAGGGGTCCTGGGGATTTAATCGAGAGATTCAGGTTGATCTACAACACCACGCTGCTCGGTAGGGGCATGTTCAACATCATGAAGACCATCGGTTCAGATGCATTGTTCGGCCTTATGATAGCTTCCAGGCAATTGGATAGGGCCAGGGGCACGAACTATTATGATAGGGTTATGAGGTATTATGAACGTGTTGTTAAGGACGATGTTACAATAGCGGTTGCTCAGACGGATGTTAAGGGCGATAGGATGCTTAGGCCTCATCAACAGGAGGATCCAGACGTGTATGTACACATCGTTGGTAGGGAGCCCGACGGCATTATTGTTAAGGGGGCCAAGGTGCATACGACCCAGTCCATTGCTGCCAACGAACTCATTGTCCTGCCTTACAGGAACATGATTAAGGAGGACACTGATTATGCAGTTGCCTTTGCGCTACCGGTCAATACCAAGGGCATTACCTTGATACCCAGGCCACTTAGGGAGGTTGAGATTAACATGCTTGGTGACGAATTCCCAATGGGCAGGACGAACGTGGAGGTTGAGACACTGACAGTATTTGACAACGTCAAAGTCCCCAGCGACAGAGTATTTCTAGCTGGTGAGTATGACTTCGCGGCGTCCTATGGATTAACCTTCGCCCTATTCCACAGGTTCACCGCAATTTCCTACAGGGCAGCACTGGCAGATATAGTGCTAGGTTACGCCAAGCTATTCGCTGAGTACAACGATGTCGAGGGCGCATCCCACATTAGGAGGGACATTGTTGACATAATAACGTATAAGGAGTACCTGGTCTCCAGCGCCATAGCTTCAGCTGAGAGGTGCATCAGAGACCCAAACGCTGGCATCTGCATACCAAACCCAATATACACAAACGTTGGTAAACTAACGGCAAATGCCAAGTATCTCGATGCCATTAAGGACATGATCGACGTGGCCGGCGGCCTACTCGCAGACATACCATCAACGAGCGAGTTAAACAACCCAACCGAGGAGAAGTACCTGGTCAAGTACCTGGTCGGTAAGAGGGGGACGGACCCAAGGGTCAGGATTAGGCTCTTCCAGATAGCCCGTGAATTCCTATCAGCCCTTGGTGCCTTGCTGTCTGTCGGCATGATACATGCCGAGGGATCCATAGAGGCAAGCGTAATAGAGTTGTTCAGGTCGTATAACTACGATATAAGCAGGACAGCCGCGTTATACAATGCGGACCTGGCAAAGATGGACGATGTAAAGAAGCTGCTAGAGTGGTGGTGACTTGAAAAGACGGGAACCTCTCCTAATATTAAAAATAATTAAAGCATATGCTTATAGCAAGAGGCCTTAATTCTGGGAATATGCAGTCAGTGGAGGACTTGAGGAGGATCGGTCGTGAACTGAGGGGCGAATTAGGACTACGCACCCACCCAGTGGGTATTAAGTTCTGCCCTGAGTCCTGCGACCTAACCGGCTTTAGGAGACCCAGGAATTTCGGCATACACATGACTGTTTGCCAGGTCATAAATGCAGCTAGGTATGGGTGGGCCATGGCGTTTACCCTAGAGGACATGTTCTGCATTGGTGGCGCATACCTATTTGGATTGGTGCCTGAGTATCCAGAGTTCCTTGAAACACCAATTAGCAGGCATACATCCAGTGATGATGCAAAGAAGCACATTAACTCAAGGTACCTAGAGAATGCATTACCGAAGGGTAGTGTTAAGGCGGTCCTGGTGGCACCACTGGAGAGCATTAATTTCATACCTGACGTAATCGATGTGTACGGCACACCAACACAGATAAACACAATAGCCAAGTCCCTAATATGGCACGGAATATTCCCAGAGACTGAGCTCCTTGGCTTGATATCGTGCTCCGTAGTCACTAGGGCCTACAAGACGAGGAAACCCCAGGTAAAGATACCAGGCTCGGGTGAGATTGCGTGGGGTAGGACCGAGGAAGACGAAGTGAGCATTACGATACCACTGGAGCACATTGATAAGGTGCTAAGCGGATTAGAAAATATCAAGAGGTTAAATCCATACCCACCACCGAGGTTCTGGTGGTACGAGCCAATAGCACCCAAGGGATATACAATAACCTATAAGGATTACGAGGAATGGAAAAAGAGGAAAAACCCACAGGCCTAACGGCAATTGCACGCCATAGGCATTATGTATTAAATCGTGTAGAGGATTATTAATGATACCAGGGGCCCCAATGCAAGGCTTAAAACACCGAGTATTGGACTTATGCTTATTGCGAAGCCTACGAATATTGGGGCCACCATGGAGCCCACTTGGGATACCGCATTTGCGTAACCCATGGATGTGCCGGCGTTTTCATTACCCATAATCCTTATTATCAACACGTCAGTTGGCGGTCTATACAGGAATGAACTTATTCCAAATATAAGGAAGATTGGGAAGAGGAGTAATGGGTCCTTAAGGAGGGTTGCTGCCAGGAAGTCACAGGCTATGAAGGCCGCCAGTGAAACCTCGATCACCCTCCTCTCACCCATTAACTTGGGTAGTGTTGATGCCAGGAATATGGAGACCAACTGCCCCAGGGAGTAAGTGAAGAAGAGTAGTACGGGTAGTATTCCCTTGATTCCATCATAGAGGACTAGGAATGGTAGGAGCCAACCTGATGTTCCCCAGGACCCCCATAAC is a genomic window of Vulcanisaeta souniana JCM 11219 containing:
- a CDS encoding chromatin protein Cren7 — its product is MVSLEDLARKEYEVEGRRLKPSKVWKVQPKGRKGFVMALFKTPDGKTVRKVIAKVDEQGNIIT
- a CDS encoding AMP-binding protein, whose translation is MNESEFLKWFDRKREEHFRRLSPSVPLKPVYPLGVMPIHRYLMVRAVENPDKTALIYYGTRITYGELNAMANKFANYLIDSLRVGKGDRVGIVLPNCPDFYITYYGILKAGGVAPLYSVMYREMELRHLLKVSRPRAIVVADNLVPMLRRVVNEVDPSIKLICASDLDFLPTTPELPVHESMKRSKDCGGELDLITILRSSDYSDEEPTVEHTEVDVSVNDPAVMLFTSGTTGLPKAVVHKHFGILYKQAAAFTYGPYDYLIPRGREFDYRVFLNEVAKSEVRLVVLPIYWVAGKDFGLDSLPVVGYTAVLLARYDPRVVLLAIHKYRVTYTYLTFDAYLDILNSPLINEVDRSSLRFAAGSSFIARLNRELRRKFNSFFPNAVIYEASYGLTETHTYDVINLGMLLDDLDLALRERYGSLAVGPTVPGTYVKILDPETGELLPPGKPGVIWIRSPALVEGYLERPEETTRDFRDGWFNTGDYGLVDENGYLHFIQRIKDMIKVSGVSVSPVLVEEELKELAPEIREVAVIGAKDPETGEAPIAFVALKDEFRGKITEEEILNRCRGKMSRYHIPRRVIFMDQLPKTPSGKIVKEDLKRAWEELKNK
- a CDS encoding phosphotriesterase family protein, which produces MNKIPVVGGGEISPSDMGLTLFHEHLRLTTEVVRWNWPHLYNESEEFRRAVDAVNAVKRFGVKTIVDLTVAGIGRDVRFDERVARATGVNIIMGTGFYTYTELPFYFRNRGIDSLVDVFMHDITIGIQGTNTRAVFVKAVIDSPGLTRDVEMAIRAVARTHVKTGAPIITHSFVGNRSSLELIRIFKEEGVDLSRAVIGHVGDTDDVSFIEQVLREGAFVGLDRFGLDLYLPLEKRVRTTIELIRRGWVDQILLSHDYCPVIDWYPTETVRNMVPDWSMTLIFEKVIPRLRDEGVTQEQVDKILMDNPRRLFSGRS
- a CDS encoding long-chain-fatty-acid--CoA ligase; translated protein: MKLVTRQVGDTEVQVIPEGDYVCEEHADRPWFRYWPPRILRRMDYPRTPLFNLVEVSAMRYPDKDAIIYYGFRIKYSELWDSILRLSAFLHDLGIEKGDRVAIYMPNTPHWVMSLFGVLRANAIAVPINPLVAPDVLEYILRETGAKAVITLTQLLPRLLSVRDKVPSLRYVITGRYRDYLPNKTEFKLPQLMLMDPEAPQGAINWKEAVAFNGNPPTVKVTHEDLAAIPYTSGTTGIPKGVMHSHGTMWASTLNAAVWYNIAPSGIVLTVLPMFHVTGLVHSVLVPLYAGSTMVLMTTWDRETVVDAIERYGITHWTSISTMIVDLLAMPGIERRNLSSLILAGGGGAPMPEAVAKRFKELTGLDYLAGYGLTETFSQTHVNPPHRVKIGSDLGIPQPCTDALVIDPDTKEVLPAGKNGELVVRGPNVFKGYWKKPEETKEAFIEIDGKLYFRTGDVVYMDDEGYFFYVDRIKRMINRAGYKVWPYRVENILYMHPAILEVAVVAIPDPRVGEEVKAYVVLKPEYKGKVKPEDIIQWARERMSSYEYPRFVEFVDSLPKTATGKIDWRMLQEQERRRGGGQ
- a CDS encoding 4-hydroxyphenylacetate 3-hydroxylase N-terminal domain-containing protein produces the protein MVRSFEDYVNSLRDGRIIYYRGKPVDDVTRHEILRAAINHAAELYRWQADPELRRFLTFDDPQYGTISRFYKAPRGPGDLIERFRLIYNTTLLGRGMFNIMKTIGSDALFGLMIASRQLDRARGTNYYDRVMRYYERVVKDDVTIAVAQTDVKGDRMLRPHQQEDPDVYVHIVGREPDGIIVKGAKVHTTQSIAANELIVLPYRNMIKEDTDYAVAFALPVNTKGITLIPRPLREVEINMLGDEFPMGRTNVEVETLTVFDNVKVPSDRVFLAGEYDFAASYGLTFALFHRFTAISYRAALADIVLGYAKLFAEYNDVEGASHIRRDIVDIITYKEYLVSSAIASAERCIRDPNAGICIPNPIYTNVGKLTANAKYLDAIKDMIDVAGGLLADIPSTSELNNPTEEKYLVKYLVGKRGTDPRVRIRLFQIAREFLSALGALLSVGMIHAEGSIEASVIELFRSYNYDISRTAALYNADLAKMDDVKKLLEWW
- a CDS encoding DUF169 domain-containing protein → MQSVEDLRRIGRELRGELGLRTHPVGIKFCPESCDLTGFRRPRNFGIHMTVCQVINAARYGWAMAFTLEDMFCIGGAYLFGLVPEYPEFLETPISRHTSSDDAKKHINSRYLENALPKGSVKAVLVAPLESINFIPDVIDVYGTPTQINTIAKSLIWHGIFPETELLGLISCSVVTRAYKTRKPQVKIPGSGEIAWGRTEEDEVSITIPLEHIDKVLSGLENIKRLNPYPPPRFWWYEPIAPKGYTITYKDYEEWKKRKNPQA